The nucleotide sequence TTTAACAGATCTTCCCTTGCTGTTGGCTGTTGCTAGTAGCTTTCCACTTGCGTTAAGGCCTACTGCTTGTGCTGCTGTTTTTGCGTCATTTTTGTGTGCTAGCTTTCCGTTTTTAAGTAAGGATCTTAGGGCTATTCCTCCTGTTACTGCTGCTGCTTTTGCGTTT is from Borrelia sp. A-FGy1 and encodes:
- a CDS encoding variable large family protein, which translates into the protein NAKAAAVTGGIALRSLLKNGKLAHKNDAKTAAQAVGLNASGKLLATANSKGRSVKSGSEKVTA